The Nicotiana tabacum cultivar K326 chromosome 1, ASM71507v2, whole genome shotgun sequence genome segment ATATATACAtgattttgtatgttatattatAAGAATATTTAAGCTTTGGAAGAATATTGTAAAATTTGTGGAGTGTCTTGTTTTAAATGTATGATTTTTCATTAGATAATTTACCAATTACCAATTACTCCTCCATGCCCGCACCCTTAAAAGCAATTAGTAGGCCATTGGCTGTTCAAGAACTAATTTTCATTATTAAATTCTATTTATTCCTCACACCCATGCACCAACATCCATTACAAACTTATTATCTTTGGTATATTTTCTTGTTCATCCCACACATTAGTTTAATTAAATGCGGATCCACGATTTGAATTCTATGGTTCGGAATACTTTTGTAATTCCATTGGTCGTTTGAGTTGCTGCGTTTGAAATTTAGCAGTTATACATATTCAATAGATTTCTGAGCACAAATATAAAATTCGAATCAAAACTATTGAATTTgtaattcgatcgaaccctattaATATTTATACCGTAATTAATTAATTCATATTCTCATTTtgatttataatttaattatgataaATTAgtttgatttgattcaaacatcAAGTGCAATTATGTTTTTACTACATGCCATCCTTTCAACTTCATTATTATCCATCTAACTACTAATTCACCAACAAtattatcatttttttaaaaatattttgttcAAAAAGTATAATTCATTCTCCAACCAAATACTAGAAtacattaattaaaaatatttttagcaaataattttttttttaaaaaaacaaatattatataaagAATATTTTTGACCAAACACATATGTAGTACTAGCAATTATTGACTTAAAATTTATAACCACAAAAGGAAGTGAAGCAGTGGATGTAATGGTTCTCTCTTAACCAGAAGATTTTGGGTTTGAGTCCTGAGCATGAAAAATACTTGATAGGAAGTGTTTCCCCGATAGGCCTTACACAATGCGAATTGAGATATAATCGGGCTTTAAGTCGAGTATCgaatacaaaattaaaattaaaatatttgcaACTTGCCCCCATTTAAATGGAGCActtattgtttttcttcatttctttctgtCTTTTTTCCTTTGGTCTTATCGAGtcatttctctttcttcttcactTCCCCCTGCATAGGGCTTCAGTACCTTTCTCTCTCACACAgacacacactctctctctctctaaacccaTCATCGGATCTGAGTTCCCAAAGCTAACCCCACAATCTCCCCGTTTTCCCACAATACTCATATTTATACACGCAGAGATACTTTGTACACATTACTGTGAGCTAAGTTTATAGCTGGATCTCAGTCTTGGAGTTGATTGCGAGGCATTTTCATGGGAATGCCGGCTCCAAACGTAGGAGGAGAAGAATGAGCAAAACCATAGAAGTTGAAGAATACGAAGAGAACGACTACTTTCACGACTCTCTTGATCGTTTACTCTCTTCTACCCACACTTCTTGTTCCTCTTCTTCGCCTTCGGAAGACGAAGACGAGGATAAATATCCTATTTCCAATTTGGGGTCCCCAAATTATGCTATTTCGGACCCACTGAAATCAGTTCCTAAATTCCCAATGGGCATTTTAAACAACTATGATGTGTGGATCTCTGAACCTTCCTCTATTGAAGAACGCCGTTTTCGTCTTTTTCGTCAAATGGGTCTTAGTTACAGATCGGTTTCATCGCTTCATTTGAAGTGTCAaactagtagtagtagtagtattagTAGCAAATGTAGTGTTTCTGGGATCGTTCGATCAAAATTAGATGGCGATTCCAATTCCTCTAATTTTCCTTCGTGTTCTTCAGTTCATAAAAGTAGTGACATTCTATGTGTTAATGGCAGTGACAGTATAGTTGTACATAATAATGGAAATGTGGATCAATTACATAATGGCAATGGATCTGCAGCGGTGGCGATTAGAGCTGATTCGAGGGACAATGACAGCTGTAATTTGTTGGGAAATGGTGAGGTAGAGGAGGAGGACGATTTGGAATCGAATGGAGACGTTGAAATTGAGGAGACGGTGTGCACTATAAAGGATCTGGATAATGGGAAGAAGTTTGTGGTCAATGAAGTGAGAGAGGACGGGATGTGGAACAAACTTAAGGAAGTCAGTACAGGTAAGCAGTTGACTATGGAAGAATTTGATATGTGTGTTGGAACTTCACCAATTGTTCAGGAATTGATGAGACGACAAAATGTGGAAGACGGgaacaatgataataataataataataatttggaTAATATGAATGGGATTGCTGGAGGTGGGCTTAAGACTAAGAAAAGGGGAAGCTGGCTAAAGAGCATTAGAAATGTGGCTAGCTCGGTAACAGGTCATAAGGagcggcgaagtagtgacgagagggaCACTTCTTCTGAGAAAGGTGGCCAAAGGTCAAGCTCAGCCACAGATGATAGTCAGGATGGTTCCCTTAATGGATCTGAAAGAGTTAGCGTTCGACAATATGGGAAATCCAGCAAAGAACTTACTGCTCTTTATAAGAGCCAAGAGATACAAGCACACAATGGTTCTATTTGGACTATTCAATTTAGTTTGGATGGAAAATATCTTGCTAGTGCTGGTGAGGACCGCGTCATACATGTTAGGAAGGTTACATCATCAGAGAGGAAAGGTGATCTATTGTTGGATAAACGAGAAGACGGGAATTTGAATCTATTGTTTTCGGCTACTGGATCTCCAGAGCcaactactatgtcgccaaatttTGATGGTCATtttgagaagaaaagaagaggaaggtCATCTATAGGTCGAAAATCAATAGGCTTTGACCATGTTTTGGTGCCAGAGACTGTTTTTAGGCTTT includes the following:
- the LOC107773470 gene encoding 2-deoxy-glucose resistant protein 2-like, with amino-acid sequence MSKTIEVEEYEENDYFHDSLDRLLSSTHTSCSSSSPSEDEDEDKYPISNLGSPNYAISDPLKSVPKFPMGILNNYDVWISEPSSIEERRFRLFRQMGLSYRSVSSLHLKCQTSSSSSISSKCSVSGIVRSKLDGDSNSSNFPSCSSVHKSSDILCVNGSDSIVVHNNGNVDQLHNGNGSAAVAIRADSRDNDSCNLLGNGEVEEEDDLESNGDVEIEETVCTIKDLDNGKKFVVNEVREDGMWNKLKEVSTGKQLTMEEFDMCVGTSPIVQELMRRQNVEDGNNDNNNNNNLDNMNGIAGGGLKTKKRGSWLKSIRNVASSVTGHKERRSSDERDTSSEKGGQRSSSATDDSQDGSLNGSERVSVRQYGKSSKELTALYKSQEIQAHNGSIWTIQFSLDGKYLASAGEDRVIHVRKVTSSERKGDLLLDKREDGNLNLLFSATGSPEPTTMSPNFDGHFEKKRRGRSSIGRKSIGFDHVLVPETVFRLSEKPICSFEGHLDDVLDLSWSKSEQLLSSSMDKTVRLWELSSKSCLKIFSHSDYVTCIQFNPVDDRYFISGSLDSKVRIWSIPERQVVDWNDLHEMVTAACYTPDGQGAFVGSYKGSCHLYNTSDNKLQQKAKINLQNKKKKTHQRKITGFQFVPGSTSQVLITSADSRVRVVDGADLVHKFKGFRNTSRHISASMTADARYVVCASEDSHVYIWKHENDSRPSRNKGVTITQSYEHFHSQDVSVAIPWPGMTDTWRFQSTSSGEQSDHVGLDEVSTANHPPSPVEENGNECSPLTSGCSNSPLHGTISSATNNYFFDRISATWPEEKLLLATKYRSPRVSTDSSIDFSSGLNQTKSCWGLVIVTASHRGEIRTFQNFGLPIRF